In a genomic window of Glycine max cultivar Williams 82 chromosome 13, Glycine_max_v4.0, whole genome shotgun sequence:
- the LOC100787072 gene encoding protein JINGUBANG — protein sequence MDDSAKSPDPTASFAFRSSSTTPPQSNLLRSHSTKETPFTNLIHSPPRLSCPTLSRSLQNSPLHHRRQFSPPPSPPSPTKLSDSDPQTTYHCASSVLRNDGQILSISLSSNGLVYTGSDSNLVRVWKLPEFTECGQLRTKACRVVALQVSNDTVYAAYGDGKIRVWRRTWDKVLKHVRLATIPKTLGYVRSYIAGKDKTMHKGLITSMVINTAEDILYTASLDKTVKVWRISDMKCIETIKAHTEPINAIIVADDGVLYTASDDATVRVWRRNFCSHDQPHSLTVTLHAKYSPVKALTLTPDAGILYGGCTDGYIHYWHKGWFAGQLQYGGSIQGHTHAVLCLASVAKYVVSGSADSTSRVWAREQDGQHTCLAVLVGHRGPIRCVTAFLGGRLLEDNEDSCCTICTGSLDGVFKLWRLTHNNHCSSPPGAKYFDLCKGLS from the exons ATGGACGACTCCGCCAAGTCACCTGATCCCACCGCATCCTTTGCTTTTAGATCCTCAAGCACAACACCACCTCAGAGCAACTTGTTGAGAAGCCATTCTACTAAAGAAACCCCTTTCACAAACTTGATTCACTCCCCACCACGCCTCTCTTGTCCCACTCTTTCTCGCAGCCTCCAAAACTCTCCTCTTCACCACCGTCGTCAGTTCTCACCCCCTCCCTCTCCTCCTTCTCCCACAAAACTCTCTGATTCTGACCCTCAAACCACTTACCACTGTGCCTCTTCTGTCCTCAGAAACGATGGCCAAATCCTCTCCATTTCCCTCTCATCAAATGGCTTGGTCTACACTGGCTCTGACTCCAACCTTGTGAGGGTGTGGAAGCTCCCTGAGTTCACTGAATGTGGACAACTCAGGACCAAGGCTTGCAGGGTGGTGGCTCTCCAAGTGTCCAATGACACGGTTTATGCAGCATATGGTGATGGCAAAATAAGGGTGTGGAGAAGAACTTGGGATAAGGTGTTGAAGCATGTTCGGTTGGCTACCATCCCAAAGACACTAGGCTATGTCCGCAGCTACATCGCCGGCAAAGACAAGACA ATGCACAAGGGGCTAATAACGTCAATGGTAATCAACACAGCGGAGGACATTCTATACACAGCTTCACTCGACAAAACGGTGAAAGTGTGGAGAATCTCAGACATGAAGTGCATAGAGACCATCAAGGCACACACTGAGCCAATCAACGCCATAATCGTGGCTGATGATGGGGTCCTCTACACAGCCTCAGATGATGCCACGGTGAGAGTTTGGCGTAGAAATTTTTGCAGCCATGACCAGCCTCATTCTCTCACAGTAACATTACACGCCAAGTACTCCCCAGTGAAGGCCTTAACACTAACCCCAGATGCTGGAATTCTGTACGGTGGATGCACTGATGGCTACATACACTACTGGCACAAGGGTTGGTTTGCGGGGCAGTTACAATACGGTGGCTCAATCCAAGGGCACACGCATGCAGTGTTGTGTCTGGCAAGTGTGGCCAAATATGTAGTGAGTGGCTCGGCTGACTCAACGAGCAGGGTTTGGGCTAGAGAACAAGATGGTCAACACACGTGTCTGGCAGTTCTAGTGGGCCATAGAGGGCCAATCAGGTGTGTGACAGCATTCTTAGGAGGGAGATTACTGGAAGATAATGAAGATAGTTGCTGCACCATTTGCACTGGGAGCCTTGATGGGGTCTTCAAGCTTTGGCGTCTCACTCATAACAATCACTGCTCATCCCCACCTGGGGCCAAGTACTTTGATCTCTGCAAGGGACTTTCATGA
- the LOC100806171 gene encoding uncharacterized protein, translated as MSSSPQTQSSSSTPTHRHPNLSAPSMLERTLSSRRVNSYADDDADADVDADESKTKKNQHILFRITTRASNYLSRIAGSGSFYLPCVTIVLFVFFAFSFLFTSRGFVCISSSYTPVSRAGFFGFDGLDSDFGSLGVPCCRSKHGKSVEWTSKDLLKGLEEFVPIYETRPIKNNMYGMGFDHSFGLWFIARWLEPDLMIESGAFKGHSTWVLRQAMPDTPIISLSPRHPEKYLKKGPAYVDGNCTYYAGKDFVDFGSVDWPNVMKKHGISDLNRVLIFFDDHQNELKRIEQALKAGFRHLVFEDNYDTGTGDHYSLRQICDQSYIRGGGHSCFKDSDEARIRSRRKKFWEKAVDIEELCGPNEAWWGVRGYMRDNFNHSNEPISYAQHFQNSRYIESILDVYWELPPVAGPSLTHQTRYDPARAPSPIVEDGRYGLFRRLGLANLDNSVFNGYTQMAYLQIS; from the exons atgtcATCATCTCCACAGACACAGAGCAGCAGCAGCACCCCTACTCACCGCCATCCCAATCTCTCCGCGCCCTCCATGTTGGAGCGGACACTCTCCTCCCGCCGCGTCAACTCCTACGCTGACGACGACGCCGACGCCGATGTAGACGCCGACGAATCCAAGACTAAGAAGAACCAACACATTCTCTTCCGCATCACCACCAGAGCCTCCAATTACCTCTCCCGAATCGCCGGTTCCGGCTCCTTCTACCTCCCCTGCGTCACCATCGTCCTCTTCGTCTTCTTCGCTTTCTCCTTCCTCTTCACATCTCGCGGCTTCGTCTGCATCTCCTCTTCCTACACCCCCGTCTCCCGCGCCGGCTTCTTCGGCTTCGATGGCCTCGACTCCGATTTCGGATCCCTCGGCGTGCCCTGCT GCAGATCGAAACATGGTAAATCTGTGGAATGGACATCAAAAGATTTACTCAAGGGGTTAGAAGAGTTTGTTCCTATATATGAAACCCGGCCAATCAAGAACAACATGTACGGGATGGGCTTTGACCACAGCTTTGGGCTTTGGTTTATTGCCCGCTGGCTGGAGCCAGATCTGATGATCGAGAGTGGTGCTTTCAAAGGACATTCAACTTGGGTTTTGCGGCAGGCTATGCCAGATACACCAATTATTTCTCTTTCACCTAGGCATCCAGAAAAGTACCTGAAAAAGGGACCTGCTTATGTTGACGGTAACTGCACGTATTATGCTGGGAAGGACTTTGTGGATTTTGGGAGCGTTGATTGGCCCAACGTGATGAAGAAACACGGGATTTCGGACCTTAATCGGgttcttatattttttgatGACCAccagaatgaattgaaaag AATTGAACAAGCTTTGAAAGCTGGGTTCCGACATCTTGTCTTTGAGGATAACTATGACACTGGAACTGGTGATCATTATTCATTAAGGCAGATATGTGATCAATCTTATATTAGAG GTGGGGGGCACAGTTGCTTTAAAGACAGTGATGAAGCTAGGATCAGGTCAAGGAGGAAGAAATTCTGGGAGAAAGCAGTTGATATTGAAGAACTTTGTGGGCCAAATGAAGCATGGTGGGGAGTTAGAGGCTATATGCGGGATAACTTTAATCATAGTAATGAGCCAATATCTTATGCTCAACATTTCCAGAATAGCCGGTATATTGAATCTATTCTTGATGTTTACTGGGAACTCCCTCCGGTTGCTGGTCCTTCCCTCACCCATCAAACCAGATATGATCCTGCTCGTGCACCCAGTCCTATTGTTGAAGATGGGCGGTATGGCTTGTTCCGAAGGCTGGGTTTGGCCAACCTTGACAATTCTGTATTTAATGGATACACTCAGATGGCTTATTTACAGATATCTTAA
- the LOC100805635 gene encoding aquaporin TIP2-1: MAGIAFGSFNDSVSFASIKAYIAEFISTLLFVFAGVGSAIAYAKLTSDAALDPTGLVAVAICHGFALFVAVSVGANISGGHVNPAVTFGLALGGHITILTGLFYWIAQLLGSIVASLLLKFVTGYDTPIHSVAAGIGAGEGVVTEIIITFGLVYTVYATAADPKKGSLGTIAPIAIGFIVGANILAAGPFSGGSMNPARSFGPAVVSGDFHDNWIYWVGPLIGGGLAGLIYTYAFIPTNHAPLATEF; encoded by the exons ATGGCTGGCATAGCATTCGGAAGCTTCAATGATTCTGTCAGTTTTGCCTCCATCAAGGCCTACATTGCTGAGTTCATCTCAACCCTTCTCTTTGTTTTTGCCGGTGTTGGTTCAGCCATAGCCTATG CTAAGTTGACATCAGATGCAGCTCTTGATCCAACTGGGTTGGTAGCCGTTGCTATTTGCCATGGTTTTGCTCTCTTCGTTGCTGTTTCTGTTGGAGCCAACATTTCTGGTGGCCATGTGAACCCTGCTGTGACCTTTGGGTTGGCTCTTGGGGGCCACATCACCATCCTCACTGGTCTCTTCTACTGGATTGCACAGCTTCTCGGCTCCATAGTGGCATCCTTACTCCTCAAGTTTGTCACTGGCTAT GATACTCCTATCCACAGTGTTGCTGCGGGAATTGGAGCTGGTGAAGGAGTAGTTACAGAGATCATAATCACATTTGGATTAGTGTACACAGTGTATGCCACAGCAGCAGACCCTAAGAAGGGTTCGTTGGGCACAATTGCACCCATTGCCATTGGTTTCATTGTTGGCGCCAACATCTTAGCAGCAGGGCCATTCTCTGGCGGGTCCATGAACCCTGCACGCTCCTTTGGCCCTGCTGTTGTCAGTGGTGACTTTCATGACAACTGGATTTACTGGGTTGGCCCTCTTATTGGTGGTGGTTTGGCTGGTCTTATCTATACCTATGCCTTCATCCCCACCAACCATGCACCTCTCGCTACTGAATTTTGA
- the LOC100786011 gene encoding tRNase Z TRZ3, mitochondrial produces MAQVSKFGYFLLHSSLPKPSNIQFRSLLTVLASSSKRHRRKSTTPKPMEVKEESSSFNKRRAQGRDKNDISKKNLLLKVRKLNPINTISYVQILGTGMDTQDTSPSVLLFFDNQRFIFNAGEGLQRFCTEHKIKLSKIDHIFLSRVCSETAGGLPGLLLTLAGMGEEGMSVNIWGPSDLKYLVDAMRSFIPNAAMVHTKSFGPISNIDGPIVQCQSKLLDPIVLIDDEVVKISAIILQPNCIEGQLLTPSESSSRKSMDHNLETLDSPNGKKLSAAKPGDMSVVYVCELPEIKGKFDPEKAKALGLRPGPKYRELQLGNSVKSDRQNIMVHPSDVLGPSVPGPIVLLVDCPTESHLEALLSVQSLASYCDQADNQPEAGKSVTCVIHLTPSSVVSCSNYQKWMKKFGSAQHIMAGHEKKNVEIPILKASARIATRLNYLCPQFFPAPGLWSLPNHNSSKFGCLASSEGSFSELSEVISAENLLKFTLRPYAHLGLDRSCIPTTAASSEIIDELLSEIPEVLEAVRHVSQLWQECSQTKEDLTPVADHGMMIEEPWLCANGIPACLENIRRDDLEIVLLGTGSSQPSKYRNVSSIYINLFSRGGLLLDCGEGTLGQLKRRYGVTGADDAVRTLRCIWISHIHADHHTGLARILALRRDLLRGVPHEPLLVVGPRQLKRYLDAYQRLEDLDMLFLDCKHTTAASLEAFEDDFPGNSVNSRNLNNNNGDLIASKVDSTLFARGSRMQTYFKRPGSPVDKDVVSPILKKFKEVIQEAGLKALISFPVVHCPQAFGVVLKAEERTNTVGKVIPGWKIVYSGDTRPCPELIEASGGATVLIHEATFEDAMVEEAIARNHSTTNEAIEMGQSANAYRTILTHFSQRYPKIPVFDETHMHKTCIAFDMMSVNVADLSVLPKALPYLKLLFRNEMMVDESDDVVEAVTSAS; encoded by the exons ATGGCCCAAGTTTCAAAGTTTGGGtacttccttcttcattcttctCTCCCCAAACCCTCCAACATCCAGTTCCGTTCTCTTCTAACAGTTCTGGCCTCGTCCTCGAAACGACACCGCAGAAAAAGCACGACGCCAAAGCCAATGGAAGTGAAGGAGGAGTCTTCTAGCTTCAACAAGAGAAGGGCCCAGGGCAGAGACAAAAACGACATCTCCAAGAAGAACCTTCTACTCAAAGTTCGCAAGCTCAACCCAATCAATACCATCTCTTATGTTCAGATATTGGGAACTGGGATGGATACTCAAGATACCTCTCCTTCTGTCCTTCTTTTCTTCGACAATCAAAGATTTATATTCAATGCTGGAGAG GGATTGCAAAGGTTTTGCACTGAGCATAAGATTAAGTTATCAAAG ATAGATCACATTTTTCTTTCTCGCGTCTGTTCTGAGACTGCCGGTGGCCTTCCAG GTTTACTTCTTACTTTGGCTGGCATGGGAGAAGAAGGGATGTCT gTTAATATATGGGGGCCGTCAGATCTTAAGTATTTGGTAGATGCCATGAGATCTTTTATTCCCAATGCTGCCATGGTTCACACAAAGAGCTTCGGCCCCATCTCCAACATTGATGGACCCATTGTGCAATGTCAAAGCAAGCTTTTGGACCCCATTGTTCTTATTGATGACGAGGTGGTCAAAATATCAGCCATTATCCTACAACCAAATTGCATTGAAGGTCAGCTGCTGACACCTTCAGAAAGCTCTTCACGGAAGAGTATGGATCATAATTTAGAAACCCTTGACTCTCCCAATGGCAAAAAGCTATCTGCTGCAAAACCTGGTGATATGTCTGTTGTATATGTTTGTGAACTGCCTGAAATCAAGGGGAAATTTGATCCAGAGAAAGCTAAGGCTCTTGGTCTCAGACCTGGGCCTAAGTATCGTGAACTGCAACTTGGAAACTCAGTGAAATCTGATCGCCAGAATATCATG GTTCATCCAAGTGATGTCTTGGGTCCTTCTGTTCCTGGTCCCATTGTACTCCTTGTTGATTGCCCAACAGAATCTCATTTGGAAGCATTATTGTCTGTACAATCACTTGCTAGTTATTGTGATCAAGCAGACAACCAACCAGAGGCTGGGAAGAGTGTCACTTGTGTAATTCACCTAACTCCTTCATCTGTTGTGAGTTGTTCAAATTACCAAAAATGGATGAAGAAATTTGGTTCTGCTCAACATATCATGGCTGGACATGAAAA GAAGAATGTAGAGATTCCTATTTTGAAAGCTAGTGCAAGAATTGCAACACGGCTTAATTACTTGTGTCCTCAGTTCTTTCCAGCTCCAGGATTATGGTCTCTTCCTAATCACAATAGCTCAAAATTTGGCTGTCTTGCTTCAAGTGAG GGTTCATTTTCAGAACTTTCTGAAGTCATTTCTGCTGAAAATCTTCTTAAG TTTACTTTGCGTCCTTATGCTCATCTTGGGTTGGATAGATCTTGTATTCCTACAACGGCGGCTTCCTCAGAAATCATTGATGAGTTGCTGTCAGAAATTCCAGAGGTTTTGGAAGCAGTTAGGCATGTAAGTCAGCTCTGGCAAGAATGTAGTCAGACAAAAGAGGATTTAACTCCTGTGGCAGATCATGGGATGATGATTGAGGAACCATGGCTATGTGCTAATGGTATTCCTGCTTGTTTGGAAAATATAAGGAGAGATGATTTGGAGATAGTTCTTCTTGGAACTGGCTCGTCCCAGCCATCAAAATACCGAAATGTGAGctcaatatatataaatcttttttcAAGAGGAGGTTTGCTCTTGGATTGTGGTGAAGGAACCTTGGGACAACTTAAAAGAAG ATATGGTGTTACTGGTGCTGATGATGCTGTGAGAACTTTAAGGTGCATTTGGATTTCACATATTCATGCTGATCACCATACAGGCTTGGCCAGGATCCTTGCTCTGCGCCGTGATTTGCTGAGGGGGGTGCCTCATGAACCACTGCTTGTTGTAGGACCAAGGCAGCTTAAGAGATATTTAGATGCATACCAAAGACTGGAAGATTTAGATATGCTATTTCTCGATTGCAAGCACACCACAGCAGCTTCATTGGAAGCTTTTGAGGATGATTTTCCAGGAAATTCAGTTAATTCTCGGAATCTGAACAATAATAATGGGGACTTAATTGCATCAAAAGTTGATTCTACTTTATTTGCTAGAGGATCTCGCATGCAAACCTATTTTAAAAGACCAGGTAGTCCTGTTGACAAAGATGTAGTTTCTCCTATCCTAAAGAAATTTAAGGAGGTAATCCAGGAAGCTGGTCTGAAGGCCTTGATTAGTTTCCCGGTTGTACATTGCCCTCAAGCATTTGGTGTTGTTTTAAAAGCAGAAGAGAGGACTAATACTGTCGGAAAAGTGATACCTGGCTGGAAGATTGTATATTCTGGTGACACAAGGCCCTGCCCCGAACTAATAGAAGCATCTGGTGGTGCAACAGTTCTCATACATGAG GCAACTTTCGAGGATGCTATGGTAGAGGAGGCTATAGCAAGAAATCACAGCACCACAAATGAAGCCATAGAAATGGGACAGTCTGCCAATGCATATCGAACCATACTGACTCATTTCAGCCAAAGATATCCTAAAATTCCTGTATTCGATGAAACACACATGCATAAAACATGTATTGCATTTGACATGATGAGTGTCAATGTAGCTGATTTGTCCGTGCTTCCCAAGGCTCTTCCATATTTGAAATTGCTTTTCAGAAATGAAATGATGGTTGACGAGTCAGATGATGTTGTAGAAGCTGTGACTTCAGCTTCTTGA
- the LOC100806699 gene encoding auxin-responsive protein IAA27 isoform X2, which translates to MSRALEHDYIGLAENPSMDGKNSSSLNLKETELRLGLPGCESPERKSGSALCLFGKELQNNNNNVCSLKAGAKRGFSDAIDTSSVTEGSQGASALFSPRGGNVGKPLIGLDTQTNTTIKEVGAVPQSAKPVQENNDQFAATNAHAIAPAAKAQVVGWPPIRSFRKNTMASNLTKNNDEAEGKSGFGCLYVKVSMDGAPYLRKVDLKTYNNYMELSSALEKMFSCFTIGQCNSPGLPGKDGLSESSLRDLLHGSEYVLTYEDKDGDWMLVGDVPWEMFTDSCRRLRIMKGSEAIGLAPRAMEKSRSQN; encoded by the exons ATGTCTAGAGCATTGGAACATGATTACATAGGGTTGGCAGAGAATCCGTCAATGGATGGTAAAAACTCATCATCACTGAACTTGAAGGAGACAGAGCTGAGGCTTGGCCTCCCTGGTTGCGAGTCTCCAGAGAGAAAATCAGGTTCTGCACTCtgtctttttggcaaagagttgcagaacaacaataacaatgtTTGTTCTTTGAAGGCTGGGGCCAAGAGGGGCTTCTCTGATGCCATTGACACCTCTTCTGTCACTGAGGGATCTCAAGGAGCTTCTGCTTTGTTCTCTCCAAGAGGTGGCAATGTTGGGAAGCCTCTTATTGGTTTAGACACTCAAACTAACACCACCATCAAAGAGGTTGGTGCAGTTCCTCAATCAGCCAAACCGGTTCAGGAAAACAATGATCAGTTTGCTGCAACAAATGCCCATGCAATTGCTCCTGCTGCTAA GGCACAAGTTGTGGGATGGCCACCAATTCGATCTTTCCGAAAGAACACGATGGCCTCTAATTTGACAAAGAACAATGATGAAGCTGAGGGAAAATCAGGATTTGGTTGTCTCTATGTGAAAGTCAGTATGGATGGTGCCCCTTATCTTAGAAAGGTTGATCTCAAAACCTATAACAACTATATGGAACTTTCCTCAGCTCTTGAGAAGATgttcagctgcttcaccattg GTCAATGCAATTCTCCTGGACTTCCTGGGAAAGATGGACTAAGTGAGAGCTCTTTGAGGGATCTTCTCCATGGATCTGAATATGTTCTTACATATGAAGATAAAGATGGAGACTGGATGCTTGTGGGTGATGTTCCTTGGGA GATGTTCACTGATTCATGTCGGAGACTAAGGATCATGAAGGGCTCTGAGGCAATTGGGCTAG CTCCAAGGGCCATGGAAAAATCTAGGAGCCAAAACTAA
- the LOC100500287 gene encoding photosynthetic NDH subunit of subcomplex B, with protein MSLLQLQLTSHALRSVSSHNFRPLYSSKRVSYVRTKIRAVGTVPDEKDSDSDITTDPDEPPYVGLVFVSSVLLPDGTPDMHFRSACGGQRLRKIMLDSNVDLYGPYARPLLNCGGGGTCGTCMVEVLEGKELLNPRTDKEKKILKKKPKNWRLACQTTVGKPDSRGAVVIQQLPEWKGHEWKYAKPGESDWESE; from the exons ATGTCACTCCTCCAACTCCAACTCACTTCTCATGCATTACGCTCTGTCTCTTCCCATAACTTCAGACCCCTCTATTCATCTAAGCGTGTCAGCTATGTAAGAACCAAAATTAGAGCTGTTGGCACAGTCCCTGATGAGAAGGACTCTGATTCAGACATCACCACTGACCCCGATGAGCCACCTTATGTCGGCCTCGTATTTGTTAGT TCTGTATTGCTACCAGATGGAACACCAGATATGCACTTTCGTTCTGCTTGTGGAGGCCAGAGGCTTAGGAAGATAATGCTCGATTCCAATGTTGACCTCTATGGACCCTAT GCCAGACCTTTGTTAAATTGTGGAGGAGGTGGAACTTGTGGCACATGTATGGTGGAG GTTCTTGAAGGCAAGGAGCTTCTAAACCCTCGCActgataaagagaaaaaaatactaaagaaG aaacCAAAGAATTGGAGATTAGCATGTCAAACAACTGTTGGTAAACCAGATTCCAGAGGAGCG GTTGTGATTCAACAACTACCAGAGTGGAAAGGACACGAATGGAAATATGCAAAGCCTGGAGAGTCGGACTGGGAGTCGGAGTAA
- the LOC100806699 gene encoding auxin-responsive protein IAA27 isoform X1 yields the protein MDGKNSSSLNLKETELRLGLPGCESPERKSGSALCLFGKELQNNNNNVCSLKAGAKRGFSDAIDTSSVTEGSQGASALFSPRGGNVGKPLIGLDTQTNTTIKEVGAVPQSAKPVQENNDQFAATNAHAIAPAAKAQVVGWPPIRSFRKNTMASNLTKNNDEAEGKSGFGCLYVKVSMDGAPYLRKVDLKTYNNYMELSSALEKMFSCFTIGQCNSPGLPGKDGLSESSLRDLLHGSEYVLTYEDKDGDWMLVGDVPWEMFTDSCRRLRIMKGSEAIGLAPRAMEKSRSQN from the exons ATGGATGGTAAAAACTCATCATCACTGAACTTGAAGGAGACAGAGCTGAGGCTTGGCCTCCCTGGTTGCGAGTCTCCAGAGAGAAAATCAGGTTCTGCACTCtgtctttttggcaaagagttgcagaacaacaataacaatgtTTGTTCTTTGAAGGCTGGGGCCAAGAGGGGCTTCTCTGATGCCATTGACACCTCTTCTGTCACTGAGGGATCTCAAGGAGCTTCTGCTTTGTTCTCTCCAAGAGGTGGCAATGTTGGGAAGCCTCTTATTGGTTTAGACACTCAAACTAACACCACCATCAAAGAGGTTGGTGCAGTTCCTCAATCAGCCAAACCGGTTCAGGAAAACAATGATCAGTTTGCTGCAACAAATGCCCATGCAATTGCTCCTGCTGCTAA GGCACAAGTTGTGGGATGGCCACCAATTCGATCTTTCCGAAAGAACACGATGGCCTCTAATTTGACAAAGAACAATGATGAAGCTGAGGGAAAATCAGGATTTGGTTGTCTCTATGTGAAAGTCAGTATGGATGGTGCCCCTTATCTTAGAAAGGTTGATCTCAAAACCTATAACAACTATATGGAACTTTCCTCAGCTCTTGAGAAGATgttcagctgcttcaccattg GTCAATGCAATTCTCCTGGACTTCCTGGGAAAGATGGACTAAGTGAGAGCTCTTTGAGGGATCTTCTCCATGGATCTGAATATGTTCTTACATATGAAGATAAAGATGGAGACTGGATGCTTGTGGGTGATGTTCCTTGGGA GATGTTCACTGATTCATGTCGGAGACTAAGGATCATGAAGGGCTCTGAGGCAATTGGGCTAG CTCCAAGGGCCATGGAAAAATCTAGGAGCCAAAACTAA